Proteins encoded by one window of Fischerella sp. PCC 9605:
- a CDS encoding S8 family serine peptidase yields MTKITINGISLDPEAQRSVMNATGLISPDSSQSNYILVQTTQPLNRDQKNQLAALGAEILEFVPENTYICRYEPANLNAIRDLPFVEWANVYLEGFKIAPQLRTATPTRNTTNLLALGSVDRVIAQQPKQVTVVFHNNVSIDEDLRDRVAAAARLNPEDLQFSGNSVRLTVQPQYLEELANIDEVRHIEEFVPRQLFNNVAIGVINADKTHTTANLQGAGQVVAVADTGFDKGSTTDVHPAFTNKVLKLYPLGRSTANDPNGHGTHVAGSVLGDGNSPTMGGSIQGTAPKAKLVLQSVLDRRGGLGGLPSDLNDLFKVPYENDGVRVHTNSWGAPTRGLYDTSSRQVDQFVWTHRDMVICFAAGNEGIDRDGNGVIDNGSIGSPGTAKNCITVGATENQRPDQSKPYRTLGRYTVDPIASDGWSDNPEGLAAFSSRGPTQNQRIKPDIVAPGTAILSAASRDARPNSFFGTSTDRLYTFSAGTSMATPLVAGCAAVVREYFLAQHSHQPSAALVKAMLINGSKDISGQYVPSEAGEIPNFAEGFGRVDLAATVGPRGENEQVIFKDENTELDTGEEEKTEVELSESISHLKVTLVWTDYPGEALQSDLDLIVRTADGQERHGNIPPTSTEFDRLNNVEQIIWSDIPAGKVEILVRAYRVLYPQSYALVVRTSL; encoded by the coding sequence ATGACTAAAATCACTATCAACGGTATATCGCTCGATCCAGAAGCCCAAAGAAGCGTGATGAATGCTACTGGTCTTATTAGTCCCGACAGTTCCCAGTCAAATTATATTCTCGTCCAAACAACTCAACCGCTCAACCGAGACCAGAAAAATCAGCTAGCAGCTTTAGGGGCTGAAATATTAGAGTTCGTGCCAGAAAATACCTATATCTGTCGTTACGAACCCGCTAATCTCAATGCTATCCGAGATCTGCCGTTCGTCGAGTGGGCGAACGTCTATTTAGAAGGCTTCAAAATCGCACCTCAACTACGTACTGCTACACCAACTAGAAACACAACAAATTTACTGGCTCTCGGCAGTGTGGACAGAGTCATTGCCCAACAGCCAAAACAAGTAACAGTCGTATTTCATAATAATGTTTCTATAGACGAGGATCTGCGCGATCGCGTTGCTGCTGCTGCTAGACTCAACCCTGAAGATCTGCAATTTAGTGGCAATTCGGTGAGACTCACCGTTCAACCCCAGTATCTTGAGGAACTAGCAAACATCGATGAAGTGCGACACATTGAAGAGTTTGTTCCCCGGCAGCTTTTTAATAACGTGGCAATAGGAGTTATCAATGCTGATAAAACTCACACTACAGCCAATCTTCAAGGAGCTGGTCAAGTTGTCGCAGTAGCCGACACTGGTTTCGACAAAGGTTCAACCACAGACGTTCATCCGGCGTTCACAAACAAAGTCCTCAAGCTTTACCCTTTGGGGCGATCGACTGCTAACGATCCGAATGGACACGGTACTCATGTAGCTGGTTCGGTTCTTGGGGATGGTAACTCGCCAACTATGGGCGGTTCAATTCAGGGAACAGCCCCAAAAGCTAAGCTAGTGCTTCAGTCTGTTCTGGATCGGCGGGGAGGATTAGGAGGACTTCCCAGCGATTTGAACGACTTATTCAAAGTACCTTACGAGAATGATGGAGTTCGCGTTCATACAAATTCCTGGGGGGCTCCAACACGCGGGCTATACGATACATCATCTCGACAAGTAGACCAATTCGTTTGGACTCATCGAGATATGGTCATCTGCTTTGCAGCAGGTAACGAAGGTATTGACAGAGATGGCAATGGGGTCATCGATAACGGCAGTATCGGTTCACCTGGAACGGCAAAAAATTGTATCACAGTTGGAGCCACAGAAAATCAAAGACCAGACCAATCGAAACCATATAGAACCTTGGGTCGCTATACAGTCGATCCCATCGCCTCTGATGGATGGTCTGATAACCCGGAAGGTTTAGCCGCTTTCAGCAGCCGAGGGCCGACTCAAAATCAGCGCATTAAGCCAGATATTGTCGCTCCTGGAACAGCTATTCTCTCGGCAGCTTCGCGAGATGCAAGACCCAATTCGTTCTTTGGCACATCCACAGACCGCCTCTATACTTTTTCGGCGGGAACCAGCATGGCTACACCTTTGGTAGCAGGCTGCGCGGCGGTCGTAAGAGAGTATTTTCTCGCTCAACATAGCCACCAGCCTAGTGCAGCTCTTGTCAAGGCAATGCTGATCAACGGATCAAAAGATATCTCAGGTCAATACGTTCCTTCTGAAGCGGGAGAGATTCCCAACTTTGCGGAAGGATTTGGTCGGGTTGATTTAGCAGCAACTGTAGGGCCAAGGGGCGAGAATGAACAGGTTATCTTTAAAGACGAAAACACAGAACTTGATACTGGCGAAGAGGAAAAAACTGAAGTAGAACTCAGTGAATCCATCTCTCATCTCAAGGTCACGTTAGTATGGACTGATTACCCCGGCGAGGCACTTCAGAGTGATTTGGATTTGATTGTGCGAACTGCGGATGGTCAGGAACGACATGGAAATATACCACCGACATCAACAGAGTTTGATCGGCTAAATAATGTCGAACAGATTATTTGGAGCGATATACCTGCTGGGAAGGTTGAGATATTGGTGCGTGCCTATCGAGTTCTATATCCACAATCTTACGCATTGGTTGTGCGAACTTCTCTCTAA
- the glpD gene encoding glycerol-3-phosphate dehydrogenase, producing MNNLQVVSNNTYDLVVIGGGINGAGAARDAALRGLKTLLIEKNDFSSGSTSWSTRLIHGGLRYLESFEFDLVRESLREREILLHIAPHLVKPLLLTIPIYGDHSRPYRKIQAGMVLYDILSFDKTLLSHRMLPKRKFQLLFPDLDFEELRGGAQYYDCQVAYAERLCLENILAAQEAGATVLNYVKVKQLHQQNNRIAALTCSDCFTGEEVTVKLNSRTVVVNTSGPWVDQILESITPDGSTPSSSESKKIGATKGSHIIVDPFVGAPMTALYVEAKTDGRPFFIVPWLGKYLIGTTDKRFHGNLDQIKADNSEIDYLLTETNRIIPIARLSRQDVKFTYSGVRPLPWEESKQPGKITRKHILYDHTKEGIVNLISLIGGKLTTYRQVGEEIVDAVYRKLGSQAPVCPTKQKPLPGAILPNDPRLKKALDDYSDVIPPTSIHHLFSIYGAKAVEVLALTDKSSDLAEAIAPELPDIKAQIVYAVNSELARTLVDIARRRTSLAMLSHYGLDLLPVMTEILAKHCGWSTQDCDRQIKDYHTYIQQNCIPDYALSEQS from the coding sequence ATGAATAATTTGCAGGTTGTCAGTAATAATACTTATGATTTAGTAGTAATTGGTGGTGGCATCAATGGCGCTGGTGCTGCACGGGATGCAGCGCTGCGGGGACTCAAAACGCTCTTGATTGAGAAGAACGACTTTAGCAGCGGCTCGACAAGCTGGTCAACACGGCTAATTCATGGCGGGTTGCGCTATTTAGAATCTTTTGAATTTGACCTGGTGCGTGAATCTTTGCGAGAGCGAGAAATTCTCTTGCACATAGCACCTCACTTGGTAAAACCGCTGCTGCTGACAATTCCGATTTATGGCGATCACTCTCGTCCTTACAGGAAAATCCAAGCTGGGATGGTTCTCTACGATATTTTGAGCTTCGATAAAACCCTATTGTCTCACAGAATGCTACCCAAGCGGAAGTTTCAGCTGTTATTTCCTGACCTGGATTTTGAGGAGTTGCGCGGTGGTGCTCAATACTATGATTGTCAAGTGGCTTATGCTGAGAGGTTGTGCCTGGAGAACATCCTCGCAGCGCAAGAAGCAGGAGCAACGGTGCTGAACTACGTGAAAGTGAAGCAACTGCATCAGCAGAACAATAGGATTGCTGCTCTTACCTGTTCTGATTGCTTCACTGGCGAGGAAGTAACTGTGAAACTGAACTCGCGCACTGTGGTTGTAAATACGTCTGGCCCTTGGGTAGACCAAATTTTAGAGTCGATTACTCCAGATGGATCGACACCAAGCAGCAGTGAGAGTAAAAAAATCGGTGCTACCAAGGGTAGCCATATCATCGTCGATCCCTTTGTTGGCGCACCCATGACTGCACTGTATGTGGAAGCCAAAACCGATGGTCGTCCCTTCTTTATCGTGCCTTGGCTAGGTAAATACCTAATTGGAACCACAGATAAGCGCTTTCACGGCAATCTTGACCAAATCAAGGCTGATAACAGTGAGATTGACTATCTATTAACTGAAACCAATCGCATTATTCCCATCGCTCGGTTGTCTCGTCAGGATGTGAAATTTACTTACTCTGGTGTTCGTCCTTTACCTTGGGAAGAGAGTAAGCAACCTGGGAAAATAACTCGCAAGCATATCCTTTACGATCATACCAAAGAAGGGATTGTTAATCTCATTTCTTTGATTGGCGGTAAACTTACAACTTATCGCCAAGTTGGCGAAGAAATAGTTGATGCAGTCTACCGAAAATTAGGTTCTCAAGCTCCTGTTTGCCCAACAAAGCAGAAACCCCTACCCGGAGCCATATTACCCAACGATCCTCGCCTAAAGAAAGCCCTTGATGACTATAGCGATGTTATCCCACCAACTTCAATTCATCACTTATTTTCAATCTATGGGGCAAAAGCTGTAGAGGTTTTAGCTTTGACAGATAAGTCATCTGATTTAGCCGAAGCGATCGCCCCTGAATTACCAGATATTAAAGCCCAGATTGTCTATGCTGTAAACTCAGAGTTAGCACGGACGCTGGTAGATATTGCCCGCCGCCGCACGAGCTTGGCAATGCTTAGTCATTATGGCTTGGACTTGCTGCCTGTGATGACCGAAATACTGGCTAAACACTGCGGCTGGAGCACCCAGGATTGCGATCGCCAAATCAAGGATTATCATACTTACATCCAACAAAATTGCATTCCCGATTACGCGCTAAGTGAGCAAAGTTAA